Part of the Pseudodesulfovibrio hydrargyri genome is shown below.
TTACACACAGTACAGACCCTTCCCGACACACAGACCCGAAAAGGTGCAACCATGAATTTTCTGCCCGACAACTCCATCCTGTCCCTGCTTGCCGGGGCGACCCTGGCGGTCAAGCTGGTCATGCTCTTTCTGGGATGCATGTCCCTGTGGAGCTGGACCATCATCTTCTTCAAGTTCTTCACCATCGGCACGGCCCGCAAGAAGGTCATCCAGGGCTACGACGCGTTTGTTGCCGCAGGTGATCTGGCCAAGGGTATCAAGGGGTTGGGCGACAAGGACGACTCGCCCCTGGCCCGGGTCTCGTCCCTGGCCGTGAAGGAGTTCCGGCTGCTGGAAAAGGCCGACGTCAATCGCGAGCGCAAGCGGCTGCTGGTCAAGGACACCCTGCGCCGCGTGCTCAAGCAGGGCATCTCCAAGGAGATGCGCTCCCTTACCCGCAACCTGCCGTTTCTGGCCACCTGCGCCAACGCGGCTCCGTTCATCGGCCTGTTCGGCACGGTCTGGGGCATCATGCACTCGTTCCACTCCATCGGCATGGCCCAGAGCGCGGCCCTGGCCACAGTGGCGCCCGGCATCTCCGAGGCGCTCATCGCCACGGCCATCGGATTGCTCGTGGCCATCCCGGCGACCATTTTCTACAACTATTTTCTGGGCAAGCTGAACGAGGTCGAGTCCGGCATGGTCGACTTCGCCGGGGCCTTCCTGAACCGCGCCGAACGCGAGATCGCCTGGGCCGACAAGCCCGAGCGGGACTAGGAGCGAGCCATGGCGATCAAGACCGGCGGCGGGTTCCTCAACGAGATCAACGTCACGCCCTTTGTGGACGTGATGCTGGTCCTGCTGATCATCTTCATGGTCACGGCCCCGCTCATGACCCAGGGGGTGGAGGTGGACCTGCCGACCACGCGCACGGTCCGCAACCTGCCCCAGGATTCCGAGCACCTGGTCCTGTCCGTGAAGAAGGACGGCACGATCTTCCTGGACGAGTACCAGGTGGCCCTGGACGAGCTGCAGGCATACATCCAGCGGCTGGTGGCCAAGCAGAAGAAACAGCTCTTCCTGCGCGCGGACAAGGAAGTCCCCTACGGCACCGTGGTCCAGGTCATGGGCGAGATCAAGGCCGCGGGCATCGACAGGCTCGGCATCGTGGCCGAACAGCCCAAGCAAGACAAAAAACGGTAACGGCCGGGGACGGATGGCATGCAACGGGTGCTGGGCGGAATATTCTCCATTCTCTTCCATGCGTTGATAGCGATGGCGGCACTCCATTTCATTTCCTTGCCGGTCGTGCTTCCTGAGAAAATTCTGGAAGTAGACCTGAGTGTGGAGCCGGAACCGGAGCCCGAACCGAAGCCGGAGCCCAAACCGGCCCTCCCGCCCGCAACCGCGATCCCCAATGAGCCGGAGTTCCCCAACGATCTCTATGTCGCCGCTCCGCTGCCCATGGACAAGACCGTGGTCCTGGACGATTCCCCTCCTGTCATCGGCTCCGAGGAGACTCCAGAAGCCGAGCCCGAATTCGACCCTGACGTCATCGAGATCAGCCCGACAAAGACTCTGCCCCCCGCGCCCGAAGAGGACTTGGCCGATGACGGCCTGTCAAAAAAAATCTACGTGCGCAAGGACGCCACCGTGCACCGGGGGGCCGAAGCACGCTTCGGCCGGGCGCTGATGGGCGATTATTTCTCCTATTCCGCCAAGGAATTTTCCGGCCAGTTCCGGACCAAGGACGACCGGATCATCTCCATCATCGACGCCCGCAACACCAAGTACGGGCGCTTTCTGATCTACGACTCCAAGAACAAGACCCTGCGCCGCCTGAAGCAGGCCTTCGGCAAGTACGTCTACACCATCGGCCCATCCGTGTACGCGGACGAGCCGGTCACCGGCTCGGTCACCTTCCTGGCCAAGGACGACCGCATCGAACGGTTCATCCTGATGACCGACGACGACCGCATCGCCCACTACCCGGTCAAGGTCCACGTGCGCGAGGAGGAGGTCGCCTTTGACGGTCCCGCCGGGCGGATCGAGGCCAGGCTCTCCCGCCCGCCCTACGACGAGGGCCACGCGGGCGCGGTGATCGTCCACGGCCCGGACTGCGCCGACCCGGGCATGGTCCAGGCCTTTGCCCGGACCCTGTCCATGCACGGCCTGGCGGCCCTGACCTTCACCCCGCGCGGCTGCGGCGGCGAATCCCCCTCCCCGGCGGGCACCGGAGAACTGGCCGAGGACACCCTGTCCGCCTTCGACTTCCTGGCGGCCCATCCGTCCATCGACGCGGACAAGACCGGCATCTGGGGCTCGGGCCCGGGTGTACCGGCGGCCATCCGGGCCGCGCGCCGGACCGCCCCCCGCTTCCTGATCTGCATGCTGACCGACGGTCTCGATCCCGGCGACCTGCCGAACCGGGCCGTGCTCGCCGGGCTGGACATGCCCGTGTTCTGGCTGGTCACCGGCCGCAGGACGGCCGGCTGGCGCCCCCTGATCACCACCCTCGAGACCCTGCGCGACCGGGAAAAGCGCGCCTTTACCATCGTGGTGGCCCCGGCCAGGACCAGCCGGGAGGTGCTTGAGGCCGAGGGTGAACACTCCTCCTGGGTGGAGCAGGTGGCCGACGACCACGCCGCCCTGGCCGTGTCCTGGATCAACGGTCTCGAATAGCCTCCCGAAGCGGCCCCAAACAAGGCCCGCTCCTTCCATTCAACCGGCAAATGCGGTACGGTAACCCCACCGTAGAGGCCCATGCCAGCCACTTTCACCCAGCCGGACGCCCTGTGAAGATCGACCGCGACCCGCTAGAACGCCCTGACGCCGAGACCCGCAAGCGGCTGATCGAATCCGACCCCGCCCTGTTCCGCAAGCTGGTCGAGGCCTCGGGCATGGCCATCTCCATCCACGACGAAAACCTCCGACCCATCTGGGGGAACCGGGCCTGGACCGAACTCTGGGGGTACTCCGTCGGGGAAATCCTGGACATCCCCCAGGAAATGCTCATGCCGGAGGAGACCCTGGAGCTGTACTGGAACAATGTCCTCTCCACGGTCAGCCAGGGAGAGCGCTGGCAGGGGGAATACGTGATCCGGGCCAGGGACGGCCGGCTGCACACGGTCAAGGGGTGGTTCGACCCGATTACCGACGAGTCCGGGAAAGTCACCTGCGTCATCGCCATCAAGCAGGACCTGTCCGACCTCATCCGCGTCCGCGAGGCCCTGGGCTCGGCCGAAAAGAGCCTGAACTTCATCTCCGACTGCACCAGCGACATCTTCTTCCGCCTGAACCTGCGCACCGGCCTGTACGACTACCTCAGCCCCTCGGTGGAGCGGTTCTCGGGCTACTCGGTCCGGGAATACCAGGAATGTCCCATGCTCATCCGCAAGATCATCCACCCGGACTGGCACGACTACCTGGACCGGATCATGGAGGAGCTGCTCGCGGGCCAGGTGCGCGAGGAATACGAATTTCAGTTCATCCACAAGTCCGGCCGGGTCCACTGGGCCAGCCAGCGCCACATCCTGCTCCGGGACAAGAACGGCGCTCCCCTGGCCGTGGAGGGCATCGCCACGGACATCACCGCGCGCAAGCAGGCCGAGGAACGGTTGCGCGCCAGCGAGGAGAAGTTTCGTTTCCTGGCCGAAAACACCGCCGACGTCATCTGGACCATGGACGACGAATACCGCCTGGTCTACGCCACCCCGTCCATCAAGGACGTCAGCGGCTTCACCGCGGAGGAGCTCCAGGGCCGCCCGTTCAAGAAGATGATCACCCGGTCGTCCATCGCCAAGTTCGAGGAGGCCCTGGCCCGGCGGCAAGAGGCCGAGGCCAGGGGCGACTACACCCTGATCAACACTCTGGAGTTGGAGCACATCGACAAGAGCGGCAAGATATTCTGGGTCGAGACCATGATAAAGCGGCTGCTCGATGACAAGGGCCGCCCCCACGGATTCCAGGGCGTGTCCCGGGACGTCACCCTGCGCCTGGAGGCCGGGGCCGCCATCGCGGCCAGCGAGGCGCGCTTCCGGACCCTGTTCGAGGACTCCCCCATCTCCCTGTGGGAAGAGGACCTGACCAAGCTCAAGTTCTACTTCGACGACCTCAGGGAGCAGGGCGTCACGGACTTCCGCGCATTCTTCCGCGACAACCCCGAGGCCCTGCTCCGCTGCGCCGACCTGGTCACCGTGGTGGACGTGAACAAGGCCACCCTGGCCCTGCTCGGCGCGGCCAGCAAGGAAGAGCTGTTCGGCAACCTGGACAACGTCCTGACCGAATCCTCCATGTCCGCCTTTGCCGAGGAGATGATCCTGCTCGCCTCGGGCGGCCGGGAATACTGTGGCGAGATCGCCAACCGCACTCTGGACGGCGACACCATCTGGGTCATGGCCCACTTCTTCGTGCCCGACGAGTACAAGGATACCCTGTCCAGGGTCATCGTCTCCCTGCTGGACGTGACCCCCAGGCGGCGGGCCGAAGAGGCCCTCATGGACTCCGAGGAGCGCTACCGCGTCCTGGCCGAGAATTCCCAGGAAGGCGTCATCGTCATGCAGCACGGCGCGGTCCGCTACGTCAACGAGTCCATGCTGCGCATCACCGGCTACTCGGCCGGGGAGCTCGAGGCCATCGATTTCGTGGACATGGTCCACCCCGGCGACCAGCACGAGCATGCCCCCCAATTCGCCCGCCTCGCCTCCGGCGGGATGAACGAGTCCCTGGGCTCCTTCCGCGTCCTGACCCGCAGCGGCGGGACCAAGTGGGTGAACATGAGCGTCAAGCCGATCATGTGGGGCGGCCGCGAGGCCCAGATGCTCATCCTGACCAACATCACCCGGTACAAGGCGCTCGAGTCCGAACTGCTCATCGCCCACGCCCAGATGGAGAACCGGGTGCGCAAGCGGACCGCCGAACTGTCCAAGGCCAACGTCCGGCTCAAGGCCGTGGCCGAGGAGCGGGGCAAGGCCCAGGAACGCATCCAGGCCCTGACCCAGCAACTCATCCGCGTGCAGGAGGACGAGCGCCAGCGCATCGCCCGCGACCTGCACGACAACGTGGCCCAGGACCTCTCGTCCATCATGCTCAAGATGGAGACCCTGTTCGACGGCCTCCCGGCGCCGGACCTGGAACTGGCCGAGCGGGGAGAGGCCGTGGCCGACATTCTGCGCCGGACCATCGCCTCGGTCCGGGAGATCGCCTACGGCCTGCGGCCCCCGGCCCTGGACCAGCTGGGCCTGGTCCAGGCCCTGACCAACCTGTGCCACGATTCGGGGAACCGCTACGGCTTTGACGTTGACTTTTTCTCCACCGGACTCGAAAATATTACCCTGGACTTCGACGTGGAAATCAATCTCTACCGCATGGTCCAGGAGGCCGTCAGGAACATCTGCCGCCACGCCGGGGCGACCAAGGCCGTCATCCGCCTGGTCAAGAGCCACCCGGACATCCTCATCCGCATCGAGGACAACGGCAGCGGATTCCCGATGGAGGAGAGCCTGGCCAGGGCCGACGCGGAAAAACGCATGGGGTTGCGGAGCATGGAGGAGCGGGCCCGCCTCATCGGCGGTTCCATGGAGATCCAGACCCTGACCGGCACCGGCACACGCATACTTTTCAAGGTACCGATCGAAAGCGCGAGGAGACACGGCTAGTATGGGAGCGAACACCCTGGACATCCTGATCGTCGACGACCACCCCCTCTTCAGGGAGGGGCTCAAAACCATCGTCAGCCGGGACGAGAACTTCGCGGTCTGCGCCGAGGCGGGCACCGGCCAGGAGGGCGTGGCCCTGGCCCGCGACCACAGGCCGGACATCGTCCTGGTGGACATCTCCATGCCCGACAAGAGCGGCATCCAGATGATCCGCGAACTCAAGGACGAACTGCCCCAGACCCGATTCGTGATCATCTCCATGCACTCCGAGGCCGACTACATCGTCGAGGCCTTCCGCGCCGGGGCCACCGGCTACATCATCAAGGAATCCGCCGCCGGGCAGCTCATCAAGGGGCTGAACACCGTGGCCGGCGGCAATCTCTTCCTGGACAGCGCCCTGTCCCAGGAAGTGGTTTTCAAACTGCTCCAGACCAAAAGCGGCTCCGAGGACGGCAACGACGATCCGTACTCCACCCTGACCCCGCGCGAGCAGGAAGTCATGCGCATGCTCGCCGAAGGGCTGACCGCCAAGGGCGTGGCCGAGGAACTGTTCATCTCGCCCAAAACCGTGGAGAACCACCGCACCAACCTGATGAAGAAACTCGGCCTCAAGAGCTCCGTGGAACTCGTCCGCTACGCCGCCCGGCTGGGGCTGATCGATATCGAGACCTGGGCCATTTGACCGCTTCCACCCGACGGTCGCGCACCGCACGCAAAGAGCCCCCGGCAACTTCGGTTGCCGGGGGCTCTTGCTATGCAATGATTGACAAAACTATTGCGCCTGGATGGTGATCCGTTTGGGCTGGACCTTCTCCACCTTGGGCAGGAAGAGTTCCAGGACCCCGTTCTCCAGGGACGCCTTGATGCGCTCCCGGTCCACGATGTCGGAGATGGAGATGGACCGCACGTATTCGCACGCGCCGAACTGAGCCTCCACGAATTTCTCGCCGGGCAGCGGGCACTGGTCTGAGCGGCCGGTCACGGTCAACTCGTCCTCTTCCAGGTCGATGGCCATGTCCTCCCTGCTCACGCCGGGCATGTCCATGAAGATGTGAAAGCCGTCCTCGCGCTCCAGGATGTCCGTGGCCGGACGGAAACGGCTCAATTCCTTGACTGCCTCTTTCTTCGCGACTTCACTCATGACACCCTCCTTAGGCGACGTCGATGCTGATGGTGCGCGGCTTGATCTCTTCGGATTTGGGCAGGGTCACGGTCAACACCCCGTCCTTCATGGCCGCAGTCACCTTGTCCCTGTCCACCGGCACGCCGATGTTGACAACTCTGTGGAAAACACCGCTCGGGCGTTCCTGGCGATAGAATTTGCCCTGCGGCGCGGTGCGCTCGCCCTTGATGACCAGCGTCTTGTCGGTCAACGTCAGTTCCACGTCTTCGATGGTCACGCCGGGCACTTCCGCGCGGACGTAAATGTTCTCCTCGTCGTTGCTCAAATTGAGCGGGGGATAGGCCAAACGCCGGTCGTCGCCCATGGGCGATCTGAGCATTTCCTCAAAGACACGATCCAACCGGGACGGAAAATTGTAGAGCGTATTGAAATCGATAACCATGAACGGCACCTCCTTTTCGTTCGTTCAAAATCAAAAATAGACACGCTTTTTCGATCGTCAAGACACCCTGTGGAAAATTTTTTGCTCATGCTCGCGGTCCGCTATCGCGGACCTGACGGCGGGGAGAGTTCCGGAATGGAGAGAAAAGGCCGCGGGATTCCGGGCCGCAAAAAAAGCCGCCCTGTCCGCGGATGCGGGCAGGGCGGCGTGAAAGACGAACCTTTGGAGCGGCTAGTTTGAGCCGGTCCAGTCCTTTTCGGGCACGGCTTGGTCCACGAGCATGATCGGGATGTCGTCCTTGACCGGGTAGACCACCTTGCACTTGGGGCAGGCCAGCCCGTCGCCGCCGGGTTTGGGCGTGAGTTCGCCCTTGCACTGCGGGCAGGCCAGAATATCGAGCAGTTCTTTTTTCAGGGTCATGGCGTTCTCCTTTTCGCTGCGCAGGATAGCCCCGGGCGCGGGGATTGGCAACCACGCCGTGCTTTACCTCGCAGCGGAGAGTCTGTATCTTGAAAACTTGAACCATAGACAACCATAGGGACAGCATATCCATGAGCATAGACCTGCACGCGCATACCACGGTCTCCGACGGGACCCTGACGCCCACGGAACTGGTCCGGCTGGCCAAGGAGAGCGGGCTGGACGCCATCGCGGTGACCGACCACGACACCTTCCAGGGCATACACGAGGCCCTGGAGGCCGGGGAAAAGTTCGGCATAGAGGTCATTCCGGGCGCGGAACTGAGCCTGGAGTCGCCTGAGGGCACGGGCTGGATTCATGTGGTCGCCCTGTGGCTGCCAAAACAGGCGGACGAACTCCAAAAGGCCTTTGACTGGGTCATCGAGGGGCGCGCCAACCGCAACCACGAGATCGTGGAGAAACTGCGCAAGCTTGGCGTGAACATCACCTACGAAGCCGTGGCCGCACGGGCCACCGGGACCATCGGCCGGCCGCATTTCGCCCAGGAGCTCATGGCGCTGGGCGTGGTCTCGTCCATGGACGAGGCCTTCAAGGTCTGGGTCGGCGACAACGGCCGGGCCTACGTGCCCAAGCGCAAGCTCACGCCCGAGCAGGCCCTCTCCATCCTGAAGGACATCGGGGCCACCTCCATCCTGGCCCACCCGTTCGCCCTGAAACTGAGCTACAAGGAAACCGAAAAGGCGGTCCGCCGCCTCATGGATCTCGGCCTGGACGGCATGGAGGTCTTCTACTCCGAGCACTCCGAGGCGGACACCAGGGCGTTCGGCGAGATGGCCGACCGCCTCGGCCTGCTCAAGAGCGGCGGCTCGGACTTCCACGGGACCAACAAGCCGGACATCAGGCTCGGCGTGGGCCGGGGCAACCTGGACATCCCCAACGAACTGCTCGACAAGATGAAAGCGGCCCGGCGGGCCAAGGGACTGCCCGTCTAACGATCATGGCCGACGTCGTCACCCTCCCCTGCGAAAGCTACGCGCGGACCGTGCGCGACGCCTTTGAACAGGCGGGCGGCCCGGACGCCCTGGCCGGATTCGAGCGCATCCTGCTCAAGCCCAATCTGGTCAACGCCTCGCCCTTTCCGGTGACCACCCACCCCGAGTTCACGGCCGCGGCCATCGACGCCGTCCGCGCCCACACGGACGCGCCCATCACCATCGCCGAGGGCACCGGCGACAAGGACAAGGAGACCGGCGAGGTCTTCACCGCCCTGGGCTACGAGGAGCTCGCCCGATGCAAGGGCGTCGATCTGCTCGACCTCAACCACGCGGACCTTACCGAGGTCTCGCGCCCGGGCTGCCCGGTCTTTCCGACCATGTGGCTGCCCAAGGCCGCCTTCACCCACTGCATCGTGTCCCTGCCCGTGCTCAAGGGCCATTCCATGGCCTCCGTGACCGGGACCATGAAGAACATGATGGGCTTTGCCCCGCCCTCCCACTACCAGGGCGGCGGCTGGAAAAAGGCCCTCTTCCACCGCGACATGCACGGCTCCATCCGCGACCTGAACCGCTACGTCACCCCGCACTTCACCCTCATGGACGCCACGGTCGGGCTCAGGGACTACCACCTGGGCGGCCCTCGGTGCCGCCCGGAAGTGGGCATGATCCTGGCCGGGGCCGACCCTTTGGCCGTGGACCGCGCCGCCGCCGGGCTGCTCGGCATCGACTGGCGCGAAGTCGACCACCTGCGCTAGCGGCCGCGCCAACATTCCGCTTGGCGAAACGAACCCCCATCAGGTAGTCTGCGCCATGCCCGACACCCCGTTCATCCCGGAACTGCTCGCTCCCGCGGGCGACATGGAAAAGCTCGAGACCGCCATCCTCTACGGCGCGGACGCCGTGTACCTCGGCGGCGAGGGCCTCAACCTGCGCGCCGGCGCGGGCGGGTTCGACCGCCAGGCCCTGGAACGGGCCATCCGGGTTGCCCACAAGGCCGGGGTCAAGGTCTACTACACCCTCAACGTCTACCCGCGCCAGTCGCACATGAACGCGGTGCGCGAGCAGCTCGACACCCTGGGCGAACTCGGGCCAGACGCGATCATCGCCGCCGACCCAGGCGTCATCCGCCTGCTGCGCCGCGAGCTGCCCGAAATCCCGGTGCACATCTCCACCCAGGCCAACACCGCCAACGTGGAGGCCGTGCGCTTCTGGCGCGAGAACGGGGCCAAACGCGTCAACGTGGCCCGCGAGCTGCGCTCGGCCGAGCTGGGCGAGATGCTCGACGCCTGCCGCAAGCAGATGCCGACCATGGAACTTGAGGTCTTCGTCCACGGGGCCATGTGCATGGCCGTGTCCGGCCGTTGCTACATGTCCGCGCTGCTCAACGACCGGCCCGGCAACCTCGGCCAGTGCTCCCACCCCTGCCGCTACGAGTACCGGCCCGTGTCCATGACCTTCGAGGAACGCACCCGGCCCGGCGAAAAGCTCTGGGAGATGCGCGAATACGAAAACCCGTTCTCCGAAGACTTCACCTTCGACGCGCCCGAGGAGTTCGCCTTCTCCTCCCCGGACAACGACCGGTCCGCGTCCCAGCCCCCGGCCGACCGCGCCCTGTCCGCCGCGCTGGACACCGACAACTGGACCAAATTCTTCGCCGCCGAAGACCTTTGCCTGCTCCACTATCTCGAGTGGTTCCGGGGCATGAAGGTCGCTTCGCTCAAGCTCGAAGGCCGCACCAAGAGCTCGGCCTACCTCGCCCAGGTCGTGGATGCTTACAAGACCGCCCTGACCCACGCCGCCACCGGCCGGTTCCAGCCCGAACTCTACCTGTCCGAACTGGTCAACGCCGCCTCCCGGCCCCTGACCACAGGCTTCTTCGACCCGGCCAACCGGGGCATCATCGCCCAGCCGCCCGACGAGACCGAAAAACGGCCCGTGCTGGCCCGCATCCTCGCCCCCCTGGCCGCGGGCCGCTGGCTCGTCCAGACCAAGGCGCGCTGGACCTCGGCCGCCCCCGTGGAAATCCTCGTGCCCGGCCTCATCCGGCCCCAGATCTCCGCCGAGGACTACGGCCTGGTCGACGACACAGGCCAAGCCGTCGACACCTCCCACCCCGGCCAACGCGCCGTGTTCATCTGCGACCACCCGGAAATCAAGACCGGCATGTTCATCCGAAAACCCTGGGATATGGACAAGCTGGATTAAGCATCATCAACCGGACTTATTCTCTAGAGAAAATTTATTTCAATTTATTTTATACTGTTACAGTATGGCAAGTTGGGTCACCTTTTGCTCGATTCCTTTTTTTCCCACCCAGTAGCAATAAAAGCTGCTCGGCACATGGGCGACTCTGAAGCCTTTATCTCGCGTTATCCCCAAAGCCGTTCTTGTGGTTGCGAGAGCGGAAATATTCGTATTTTCCGTAAAAGACCGCAGAGCCCCAAGTTTTGTCGAATCACGGAAATATAAATCCGACCATTTTACTTCAAGTGCAGAGGTGGGCCTTAAGGTCGCCGGATTCAATTGGACTATATCCACCTCGCCCCCCTTCCACCGGGCATATCTCAACAGTTCATTTTCCCGAGCATGGAACCATTGGCTGAAAATAGCCGTTTCCGTCAAACATCCCATCGGGTCGTCGTCCGGTCCTACCGGCTGAAACAAGGCTGCACGAATCGAAGGATTGGTTAGGTACAGCTTAAAGCCTCGTTCCCGCTTGAATGCCTTGCCCGTTTCATCAACCCTGCAGACCTTCATAATCAGAAAAGCCGCTTCCAAATAATTGAGATACCTCTTTATGGTATCTTTTTTGACCCCGGCCGCCTTGGAGAGGCCGTCGAGATTGAATTCACTGCCTGAATTGTAGGCAACAACCGTGAACAGCCGATACAATTCTTGAACATCATTGATCCCATACAGACTGGGAAGATCACGCAGCAA
Proteins encoded:
- a CDS encoding MotA/TolQ/ExbB proton channel family protein, whose product is MNFLPDNSILSLLAGATLAVKLVMLFLGCMSLWSWTIIFFKFFTIGTARKKVIQGYDAFVAAGDLAKGIKGLGDKDDSPLARVSSLAVKEFRLLEKADVNRERKRLLVKDTLRRVLKQGISKEMRSLTRNLPFLATCANAAPFIGLFGTVWGIMHSFHSIGMAQSAALATVAPGISEALIATAIGLLVAIPATIFYNYFLGKLNEVESGMVDFAGAFLNRAEREIAWADKPERD
- the tolR gene encoding protein TolR, with protein sequence MAIKTGGGFLNEINVTPFVDVMLVLLIIFMVTAPLMTQGVEVDLPTTRTVRNLPQDSEHLVLSVKKDGTIFLDEYQVALDELQAYIQRLVAKQKKQLFLRADKEVPYGTVVQVMGEIKAAGIDRLGIVAEQPKQDKKR
- a CDS encoding alpha/beta hydrolase family protein, whose protein sequence is MEPEPEPEPKPEPKPALPPATAIPNEPEFPNDLYVAAPLPMDKTVVLDDSPPVIGSEETPEAEPEFDPDVIEISPTKTLPPAPEEDLADDGLSKKIYVRKDATVHRGAEARFGRALMGDYFSYSAKEFSGQFRTKDDRIISIIDARNTKYGRFLIYDSKNKTLRRLKQAFGKYVYTIGPSVYADEPVTGSVTFLAKDDRIERFILMTDDDRIAHYPVKVHVREEEVAFDGPAGRIEARLSRPPYDEGHAGAVIVHGPDCADPGMVQAFARTLSMHGLAALTFTPRGCGGESPSPAGTGELAEDTLSAFDFLAAHPSIDADKTGIWGSGPGVPAAIRAARRTAPRFLICMLTDGLDPGDLPNRAVLAGLDMPVFWLVTGRRTAGWRPLITTLETLRDREKRAFTIVVAPARTSREVLEAEGEHSSWVEQVADDHAALAVSWINGLE
- a CDS encoding sensor histidine kinase codes for the protein MKIDRDPLERPDAETRKRLIESDPALFRKLVEASGMAISIHDENLRPIWGNRAWTELWGYSVGEILDIPQEMLMPEETLELYWNNVLSTVSQGERWQGEYVIRARDGRLHTVKGWFDPITDESGKVTCVIAIKQDLSDLIRVREALGSAEKSLNFISDCTSDIFFRLNLRTGLYDYLSPSVERFSGYSVREYQECPMLIRKIIHPDWHDYLDRIMEELLAGQVREEYEFQFIHKSGRVHWASQRHILLRDKNGAPLAVEGIATDITARKQAEERLRASEEKFRFLAENTADVIWTMDDEYRLVYATPSIKDVSGFTAEELQGRPFKKMITRSSIAKFEEALARRQEAEARGDYTLINTLELEHIDKSGKIFWVETMIKRLLDDKGRPHGFQGVSRDVTLRLEAGAAIAASEARFRTLFEDSPISLWEEDLTKLKFYFDDLREQGVTDFRAFFRDNPEALLRCADLVTVVDVNKATLALLGAASKEELFGNLDNVLTESSMSAFAEEMILLASGGREYCGEIANRTLDGDTIWVMAHFFVPDEYKDTLSRVIVSLLDVTPRRRAEEALMDSEERYRVLAENSQEGVIVMQHGAVRYVNESMLRITGYSAGELEAIDFVDMVHPGDQHEHAPQFARLASGGMNESLGSFRVLTRSGGTKWVNMSVKPIMWGGREAQMLILTNITRYKALESELLIAHAQMENRVRKRTAELSKANVRLKAVAEERGKAQERIQALTQQLIRVQEDERQRIARDLHDNVAQDLSSIMLKMETLFDGLPAPDLELAERGEAVADILRRTIASVREIAYGLRPPALDQLGLVQALTNLCHDSGNRYGFDVDFFSTGLENITLDFDVEINLYRMVQEAVRNICRHAGATKAVIRLVKSHPDILIRIEDNGSGFPMEESLARADAEKRMGLRSMEERARLIGGSMEIQTLTGTGTRILFKVPIESARRHG
- a CDS encoding response regulator, yielding MGANTLDILIVDDHPLFREGLKTIVSRDENFAVCAEAGTGQEGVALARDHRPDIVLVDISMPDKSGIQMIRELKDELPQTRFVIISMHSEADYIVEAFRAGATGYIIKESAAGQLIKGLNTVAGGNLFLDSALSQEVVFKLLQTKSGSEDGNDDPYSTLTPREQEVMRMLAEGLTAKGVAEELFISPKTVENHRTNLMKKLGLKSSVELVRYAARLGLIDIETWAI
- a CDS encoding Hsp20/alpha crystallin family protein; translated protein: MSEVAKKEAVKELSRFRPATDILEREDGFHIFMDMPGVSREDMAIDLEEDELTVTGRSDQCPLPGEKFVEAQFGACEYVRSISISDIVDRERIKASLENGVLELFLPKVEKVQPKRITIQAQ
- a CDS encoding Hsp20/alpha crystallin family protein yields the protein MVIDFNTLYNFPSRLDRVFEEMLRSPMGDDRRLAYPPLNLSNDEENIYVRAEVPGVTIEDVELTLTDKTLVIKGERTAPQGKFYRQERPSGVFHRVVNIGVPVDRDKVTAAMKDGVLTVTLPKSEEIKPRTISIDVA
- a CDS encoding Trm112 family protein, which translates into the protein MTLKKELLDILACPQCKGELTPKPGGDGLACPKCKVVYPVKDDIPIMLVDQAVPEKDWTGSN
- a CDS encoding PHP domain-containing protein, translated to MSIDLHAHTTVSDGTLTPTELVRLAKESGLDAIAVTDHDTFQGIHEALEAGEKFGIEVIPGAELSLESPEGTGWIHVVALWLPKQADELQKAFDWVIEGRANRNHEIVEKLRKLGVNITYEAVAARATGTIGRPHFAQELMALGVVSSMDEAFKVWVGDNGRAYVPKRKLTPEQALSILKDIGATSILAHPFALKLSYKETEKAVRRLMDLGLDGMEVFYSEHSEADTRAFGEMADRLGLLKSGGSDFHGTNKPDIRLGVGRGNLDIPNELLDKMKAARRAKGLPV
- a CDS encoding DUF362 domain-containing protein, which encodes MADVVTLPCESYARTVRDAFEQAGGPDALAGFERILLKPNLVNASPFPVTTHPEFTAAAIDAVRAHTDAPITIAEGTGDKDKETGEVFTALGYEELARCKGVDLLDLNHADLTEVSRPGCPVFPTMWLPKAAFTHCIVSLPVLKGHSMASVTGTMKNMMGFAPPSHYQGGGWKKALFHRDMHGSIRDLNRYVTPHFTLMDATVGLRDYHLGGPRCRPEVGMILAGADPLAVDRAAAGLLGIDWREVDHLR
- a CDS encoding peptidase U32 family protein, giving the protein MPDTPFIPELLAPAGDMEKLETAILYGADAVYLGGEGLNLRAGAGGFDRQALERAIRVAHKAGVKVYYTLNVYPRQSHMNAVREQLDTLGELGPDAIIAADPGVIRLLRRELPEIPVHISTQANTANVEAVRFWRENGAKRVNVARELRSAELGEMLDACRKQMPTMELEVFVHGAMCMAVSGRCYMSALLNDRPGNLGQCSHPCRYEYRPVSMTFEERTRPGEKLWEMREYENPFSEDFTFDAPEEFAFSSPDNDRSASQPPADRALSAALDTDNWTKFFAAEDLCLLHYLEWFRGMKVASLKLEGRTKSSAYLAQVVDAYKTALTHAATGRFQPELYLSELVNAASRPLTTGFFDPANRGIIAQPPDETEKRPVLARILAPLAAGRWLVQTKARWTSAAPVEILVPGLIRPQISAEDYGLVDDTGQAVDTSHPGQRAVFICDHPEIKTGMFIRKPWDMDKLD